In Mycolicibacterium gadium, the genomic window GAGATGATCGAGGCGGTCGGATACCCGTTCTGGCCCACGTACTTTCAGACGCTTGACCGGCTGGTCGCTCCCGAAGGGCGGGTGGCGATCCAAGCCATCACGATGCCGCACGACCGGATGCTGGCCAGCCGCAACACCTACACCTGGATCCAAAAGTACATTTTCCCCGGCGGTCTGCTGCCGTCGACCGAGGCGATCCTCGGCATCACAGAGTCCACCACCAGGCTGCGCACCGTTGACATGTTCTCACTGCGACTGCACTACGCCGAGACGCTTCGGTTGTGGCGGGAACGCTTCGTCGGTCGCCAGGATGCTCTGGCGGAGTTGGGGTTCGACGACGTCTTCCAGCGGATGTGGGAGCTTTATCTGGCCTACTCAGAGGCCGGGTTCCGGTCGGGGTACCTCGACGTTTACCAGTGGACATTCGCGCCGTCGGGACGTGCGAGATGACACCGTCCGCCGGAGGCGGGTGATGAACTTCGTCGTCGTCGCCACGGCGTCGCTGGCCATCCTGGTCATCGTTCACACCGTCACATTCCTGATCGGTCGCCGGATCGGGCGCTACAACGTCGTCGACACCGCGTGGGGTCTGGGATTCGTCGCGGTGGCCGCCGTTGCCGCCGCGCTCGGCACGGGTGACGTGTTCCGGCGGGTCGTCCTGCTGGTTCTCGTCGCGGTTTGGGGGTTGCGACTGGCGTGGCATATGACGCTGAAATCGGCTGGCAAGGGCGAGGATCCACGCTACCGCGATCTGCTGCGCGGCGACTTCTCGGCAGGCCACGTCATCCGAAAGGTGTTCTTGATCCAGGGGGCGGCGACGTGGTTCGTCTCGTTGCCCGTGCAGCTTTCGGCCGTCCTGGGGCCGACGCCGGCGCTGCTGCGCCCGGTGTTTGTCCTAGGTGGGGCCGTGTGGGCACTCGGCTTGCTGTTCGAGGCCGTCGGCGATCATCAGCTGCGGCGCTTCAAGGCCGACCCAGCCCACCAGGGTGTCATCATGGACCGCGGACTGTGGGCGTGGACCCGGCATCCGAATTACTTCGGCGACGCATGCGTGTGGTGGGGACTGTGGCTGGCCAGCATCGCGGGCGCGATTTCGCTCGTCACCGTGCTGTCCCCGGTGGTCATGACCTATTTCCTGGTGTACGCCACCGGAGCCCGGCTCACCGAGAAGTACATGGCCAATCGAAACGGCTTCGACGAATACCGTTCGCGTACTTCATTTTTCGTACCGCGTCCACCTAGATCGCGAATACCATGACGCTATTTGCACCGGTCGATAGGCTACGGCCTGTGACAAGGGACCTCGACGAGCTGCTCCGCCACGTGGCCCAGCAGGACGTCGACGCGTTCGCGGAGTTCTACGACCAGACTCGGGCGCGGGTATTCGGCCTGGTCACCCGGGTTCTGCGCGATCCCGGCTACAGCGAGGAGACCACGCAGGACATCTACCTGCAGGTATGGCGCACCGCGGATACATACAATCCCGCCGCGGGGTCCCCGATGTCGTGGCTGATGACGCTCGCGCATCGCCGGGCCGTGGACCGGGTGCGCTCTGAGCAGGCCGCCGGTCAGCGCGAGTCCCGCTACGGCGCCGCCAATGTCGAGCCGCCGTCCGACCAGGTCGCCGACTCGGTGATCCAGAGCGACGAGCACCGCCAGGTGACCGAATGTCTCGGCTCACTGACCGATACTCAGCGAGAGGCCATTCACCTCGCCTATTACGACGGCCTGACCTACGTTCAGGTGTCCGAGCGGCTGTCGGCCAACCTCGCGACGATCAAATCGCGGATGCGCGATGCCATCCGCGGCCTACGCAGGTGTTTGGGACTGACATGACTCAACCGATAGACGATTTGACCGCCCTTGCGACGCCGTATGCGTTGCACGCGATGCCCGAGGCCGAACGTGCCGACATCGACCGTCGTCTTGCGAGTGCGCCGCCCGACGTGGCGCGCGCCTTCGGCGACGAGGTCCGTGCGGTGCGCGAAACGATGGCGGCGATATCGGCCGCCACCGCGGTCGAGCCACCGGACGAACTTCGCGACCGTGTCCTCGCCGAAATCAGCAGGACACCTGCCGTGCCGGCACCGGTGATCCCGATGAAGCCTCGCTCAAAGCGGTGGCGCACGGCCGTGCTGGCCGCCGCGGCTGCGTTGATCGTCGGACTCGGCGCCCTCGGCGTTGGGCTCGCGCTGCGGCCCCCACCGACGACAGCGGAGCAGATCTTCGCCGCACCGGACGTGCGCACCGTTTCCGGCGACATTCCCGGCGGCGGCCGGGCAACGGTCGTCTTCTCCCGCGACAAGGACGCCGGCGTCCTGGTGATGAACAACGTCGCGCCGCCCAAGACCGGCACCGTCTACCAGATGTGGTTGATCAACGACGAGGGGCCGCATTCGGCGGGCACCATGGACGCGCAGGCCATCGCGCCGTCGACCACCGCTGTGCTGCCGGATCTGGACGGGTCGAGCACGCTGGCGTTCACCATCGAGCCGGCCGGCGGTTCCCTGATGCCGACCACCGCGCCTTTCGCGGCATTGCCACTGACCTAGGTCCCTTCGAGAGTGGCCGCTGCGGCCTCGGCGATCACATCGGCGACGTCGTGACCCCGCTGCCACGCCCGCCGCTGCCGCATCGCCCCGTTGCCCTCCTCGGCGACGCGGTGCAGTTCGCTGGTGACGAGGTCGTAGTCGCCGACGGCCTCGAGCGCGGGCCGCACGTGCTCGACCAGGTTCCCCAACAACGTTCGCGCAGGCGCACACTCGTGCCCCTCGGCCAGGTCGAGCGCTTCGCCGTCGAGGCCGTCGCGCGCCGATTTCCAATAGGCGGCACGCAGGGCATGAGCGGTCAGCGGCGGCACCGGTTGGCGCTGCCGCTCGTCGTCCAGCGCCGTCATCACCGCTCCGCGGATCAACGCCGCCAGCAGCACGGTCTCGGCGACCGTGGCCGGCACGTCGGCGACCCGGACCTCGACAGTCGGAAACTTCGCCGACGGCCGCACATCCCAATAGACCATCCCATCGTCCAGCGCGGCGCCCACGCGGATCAGCATCTGCACGACGGCGTCGTACTCGTCGACGGAATCCAATGCCGGCGGCGGTCCCGCGCTCGGCCACCGCGCCCACAGCACGCTGCGCCAGCTGGCGAAGCCGGTGTCGGTGTTGCGGTAGATCGCCGAATTGGCGCTGAGCGAGAGGAGCAGCGGCAGCCACGGCCGCAGCCGGTTGCTGACCCGGATCGCGGCCTCGCGGTTCGGCACGGCGACATGAACATGGGCACCGCAGATGCCTTGTTCGTGCGCGATCATGCCGTGCCTTTCGGCGATCTTTCGGTAGCGCGGGGTGTCGGTGATCGGGAATTCGTGCGGCACGGTGGGCGGTAATCCGACGGCCAGCAGCCGGGCGCCGCCTGCTTCGGCGGCCTCAGCCGTGATGCGGCGCAACCTGAACAGCTGGTCGGCCAGTTCGCGGGTTCCGCCGACGACATCGGAGGTGGTCTCGACCTGGCAGCTGGTCAGCTCGAGCTGCAGTTTCACGCCGCGCTCGGCGGCGTGCCCGGCGACCGTCGTGTTGACGGCGACCGGTTCGCCGGTTGCGGGATCGGCGAGCAAGAATTCCTCTTCGACGCCGATGGTGGGATGAGTGGCCATGGTGTGTTCGGGTCTGAAAATTGATCCGGTCCGTCGGAGTCTGGCTCACGACGGACCGGATCGGGGTGACAAGTCCTGAGTTGGCGTGACGTCGGGGTTCGACGTCAGCGGCAGAATGATGCCCATTGCGGACAGCTGCTAAACCTGGCGCGCAGAACTTCTACGATCAGTGGATGGTCAAAGACTTCCGGTTCGGTGTCGGACTGCAGGCCGCACGTCGTCAGAAGTCGGTTCAGGACTGGGCGCGCCGAGCCGAGGGCATGGGGTACGACGTCGTCCACATGGCCGACCACCTCTACACGACGGCGCCGTTCCCGATGATGACGGCCATGGCGATGGCGACCGAGAAGCTGCGCGTCGGCACCTTCGTGCTGAACGCCGGCTTCTACCGGCCCGCGCTACTGGCGCGGGACGTCACGTCGCTGCGTGACCTCAGCGGCGGCCGTTTCGATCTCGGCCTCGGCGCGGGGTACGTCAAAGAGGAGTTCGAGCAAGCCGAGCTGCCGTACCCGACGGCGGGTGAACGCGTCGCGTGGCTGCGTCACGTCACCGAGCACATGAACGAGCACGCGGCCGATGTGCCGATCCTCATCGCGGGCAATGGCGACAAGCTGCTGACCCTCGCCGCGCAGAAGGCGAACATCATCGGGCTGACGGGCGGTCACCCGATCATCGGCGGCGTTGATCCGCTCGCCGACCGCATCGCGTTCGTCCGCGGGGCGGCCGGTGACCGATTCGGTGAGCTGGAGCTGAATCTGTCCGTGATCGCGCTGCCGACCGACAACTCGGGGGTTCCCGATCTGTCGCTCGTGCGGCGATTCCTGCCGGACCTGTCCGAGGAAGAGATGCTGGCGACGCCCGCGGTGTTCTCGGGTACGCCGAGGGACATCGCCGACACCATTCGGCACTTGCGCGACGCTTACGGCGTCACCTACATCACCGTGCAGCAGCAACACGGCGAGGAGTTCGCGAAGGTGATCGCCGAGCTCCGCTAGTCACAGCCAGAGGTAGAGGCCCGACAGCACCGCCCAGACGGCGAAGCAGTAGACCTCGAACAACACGCGCAAGAGTGTCGGCGCGTGGCGCAGTTCCATGAAGTCCAGGCCGACGAGGCGCACTTTGATCGCCGCGATGGCCAGCACGACGATCGCCACCATCGAACCCGTGCCGTGGTCGGCGCCGACGGCCCACGAGACGACGGTCGCCGCGACGAGGATCAGCCACGAGAGGCCCGCGCGGTTGCGCACCAGTTGGAACACCGAAGGACCCTGCATCAGCTCACCAGGTACAGCAGTGCGAACAGGAAGATCCACAGCAGGTCGACGAGGTGCCAGAAGCACGCGCCACCCTCGATGGCGGCCATCCTGGCGGCGCTGATTTCGTGGCGGCGGGTCTGCGTCAGCAGGAACGCCAGCACGCCGATGCCGACGCATACGTGGAAGAGATGCAGTCCGGTCAGGATGAAGTAGTAGAGGAAGAAGTCGTTCGCGCCCGGGCCGTGGCCGCTGGTTGCCAGCGAGACATATTCAAAGACCTTGAGGCCGACGAAGAGCAGGCCGAACGCGATCGCTGCGGAAACGGCTTGGGCGGCAATCGACTTCGCGCCGGCGCGGATCGCGCCGAGCGCGACGACGATGCACAGCGAGCTGGTGA contains:
- a CDS encoding DUF1295 domain-containing protein, with the translated sequence MNFVVVATASLAILVIVHTVTFLIGRRIGRYNVVDTAWGLGFVAVAAVAAALGTGDVFRRVVLLVLVAVWGLRLAWHMTLKSAGKGEDPRYRDLLRGDFSAGHVIRKVFLIQGAATWFVSLPVQLSAVLGPTPALLRPVFVLGGAVWALGLLFEAVGDHQLRRFKADPAHQGVIMDRGLWAWTRHPNYFGDACVWWGLWLASIAGAISLVTVLSPVVMTYFLVYATGARLTEKYMANRNGFDEYRSRTSFFVPRPPRSRIP
- a CDS encoding cytochrome C oxidase subunit IV family protein; protein product: MQGPSVFQLVRNRAGLSWLILVAATVVSWAVGADHGTGSMVAIVVLAIAAIKVRLVGLDFMELRHAPTLLRVLFEVYCFAVWAVLSGLYLWL
- a CDS encoding glutamate--cysteine ligase, translating into MATHPTIGVEEEFLLADPATGEPVAVNTTVAGHAAERGVKLQLELTSCQVETTSDVVGGTRELADQLFRLRRITAEAAEAGGARLLAVGLPPTVPHEFPITDTPRYRKIAERHGMIAHEQGICGAHVHVAVPNREAAIRVSNRLRPWLPLLLSLSANSAIYRNTDTGFASWRSVLWARWPSAGPPPALDSVDEYDAVVQMLIRVGAALDDGMVYWDVRPSAKFPTVEVRVADVPATVAETVLLAALIRGAVMTALDDERQRQPVPPLTAHALRAAYWKSARDGLDGEALDLAEGHECAPARTLLGNLVEHVRPALEAVGDYDLVTSELHRVAEEGNGAMRQRRAWQRGHDVADVIAEAAAATLEGT
- a CDS encoding TIGR03621 family F420-dependent LLM class oxidoreductase, yielding MVKDFRFGVGLQAARRQKSVQDWARRAEGMGYDVVHMADHLYTTAPFPMMTAMAMATEKLRVGTFVLNAGFYRPALLARDVTSLRDLSGGRFDLGLGAGYVKEEFEQAELPYPTAGERVAWLRHVTEHMNEHAADVPILIAGNGDKLLTLAAQKANIIGLTGGHPIIGGVDPLADRIAFVRGAAGDRFGELELNLSVIALPTDNSGVPDLSLVRRFLPDLSEEEMLATPAVFSGTPRDIADTIRHLRDAYGVTYITVQQQHGEEFAKVIAELR
- a CDS encoding anti-sigma factor, translating into MTQPIDDLTALATPYALHAMPEAERADIDRRLASAPPDVARAFGDEVRAVRETMAAISAATAVEPPDELRDRVLAEISRTPAVPAPVIPMKPRSKRWRTAVLAAAAALIVGLGALGVGLALRPPPTTAEQIFAAPDVRTVSGDIPGGGRATVVFSRDKDAGVLVMNNVAPPKTGTVYQMWLINDEGPHSAGTMDAQAIAPSTTAVLPDLDGSSTLAFTIEPAGGSLMPTTAPFAALPLT
- a CDS encoding sigma-70 family RNA polymerase sigma factor, which encodes MTLFAPVDRLRPVTRDLDELLRHVAQQDVDAFAEFYDQTRARVFGLVTRVLRDPGYSEETTQDIYLQVWRTADTYNPAAGSPMSWLMTLAHRRAVDRVRSEQAAGQRESRYGAANVEPPSDQVADSVIQSDEHRQVTECLGSLTDTQREAIHLAYYDGLTYVQVSERLSANLATIKSRMRDAIRGLRRCLGLT
- a CDS encoding cytochrome c oxidase subunit 3, which produces MTAAATAPGDPSARRIPAESGTWVFLFGDMLVFGVFFVTFMVERAKAPDLFDVARTSLHIGIGVTNTLVLLTSSLCIVVALGAIRAGAKSIAAQAVSAAIAFGLLFVGLKVFEYVSLATSGHGPGANDFFLYYFILTGLHLFHVCVGIGVLAFLLTQTRRHEISAARMAAIEGGACFWHLVDLLWIFLFALLYLVS